ATCGTCTCGGCCCTCTCGCGCAGCACCCTGCTCCAGAACTCCGAGGGCAACACCCTCTACACCAACCTGATCCAGACCGACGCCACGATCAACCCCGGCAACTCCGGCGGCGCGCTGGTCAACGACCAGGGGCAGCTCGTGGGCATCTGCACGCTCTTCTCGTCCGACACCGAGAGCTTCGCGGGCATCGGCTACGCCATCCCCGGCAACTATGCCGTGCAGATCGCCGACAAGATCATCTCCGGCGAGACCGTCACCCATGCCTACATCGGCCTCACCATGCAGACCGTGACGGCGGCAAACGCGCTGCGCAACGGCCTGGCGGTCGAGGAGGGCGCCTACGTCGTGGAGGTCGCCGAGGGCAGTCCCGCCGCCGAGGCGGGCATCCAGGTGGGCGACGTCATCACCAGCATCGGCGGCGAGCAGATCAGCTCGGCAGACGGCGCAATCCTCGCCGTGCGCTCCCACGACATCGGCGACACCGTCGAGGTGGTGGTCATGCGCGGCAGCCAGGAGATGACCTTCGAGGTGACGCTCGGCTCCGACGAGGCGCTCCAGGAGCAGCAGCAGGAGCAGGAGACCGTGAACGTCAACGGCCAGGAGATCAGCATCGAGGACCTGCTTCGCCTCTACGAGCAGTACCAGCAACAGCAGCAGTACAGCCCGTTCGGCCAGTAGCCGACAGGCGGGAGGACGGCGACTCGGGGCCCCGCGGCATGTGCCGTGGGGCCCCTTCACTGGCGCGAGGGACCCGCGCCCTCGGGCCCTTCTCGGCATTTCTGTCCGGGCGGACGGGTAAGCTGGTCACAGGCGAGAAGGACGGAGGGTCCCATGGCACAGATTAGGTGCCCGCACTGCGGCGAGGTGTTCCAGGTCGACGAGACGGAGTACGCGCAGATCGCGCGCCAGGTGCGCGACGCCGAGTTCCAGCGCGAGCTGGCCGCGCGCGAGAGGAGCGCCGAGCGCGAGCGCGAGAGCGCGGTCGAGGCGGCAGCGGCTCGTGCCCGAGAGGAGGTGCTGGCGGTGGCCGCGCGCAAGGACGCGGAGATCGCCCAGCTCAAGGCACGCGTTCAGGAGGGCTCGGACGCCCTCGCCCTGGAGCGCGCCCGCGCCGAGAAGAGCCTCGCGGAGCAGCTCGCCGAGCGCGAGCGCCAGATCGCGCGGCTCACGGAGCAGCTCAGGGCCCGGGAGTCCGCCTTCGACGCCGAGAAGGCCCTCGCCGTCACCCAGGCGACGGGGGAGCAGGACCGTCGCATCGTGGAGCTGGAGGGGAGCCTGCGCGCCGCCCAGCTCGAGCGCCAGCAGACCGAGGCCACCCTGCGCCAGCAGATGGCGGAGCAGGCCAGCCACAAGGACCAGACGATCCGCGACCGCGAGGATGAGATCGAGCGGCTGCGCAACCAGCGCGCCCGCCTCTCGACCAAGCTCATCGGCGAGACGCTCGAGCAGCACTGCGAGATGGAGTTCAACCGCTGGCGCGCCACGGCGTTCAGGAACGCCGAGTTCCACAAGGACAACGAGGTGGTGGGCGGCTCCAAGGGCGACTACGTCTTCCGTGAGAGGGACGAGGACGGGCTCGAGGTCGTCTCCATCATGTTTGAGATGAAGAACGAGGACGATGCCTCCGCCGCCTCGAGCCGCCACAGGAACGCGGACTTCTTCAGGAAGCTCGACCAGGACCGTCGCAACAAGGGCTGCGAGTACGCGGTGCTCGTCTCCATGCTCGAGCCCGAGAGCGATCTCTACAACGCCGGCATCGTGGACGTCTCCTACGAGTACGAGAAGATGTACGTCATCCGCCCGCAGTTCTTCATCCCCATGATCACGCTGCTGAGAAACGCCGCCGAGAACTCGCATGCGTATAGGCGAGAGCTCGCGGAGGTGCGCCAGCAGAACCTCGACATCACGCACTTCGAGGACGCGCTCGAGGACTTCAAGGAGAGGTTCGGCAAGAACTACGACACGGCGAGCCGCAAGTTCCAGGCGGCGATCGACGAGATAGACAAGACGATCTCCCACCTCCAGAAGGTCAAGGACAACCTCACCTCGTCCGAGAACCAGCTGCGCCTGGCAAACAAGAAGGCGGACGAGCTCACCATCCGCAAGCTCACCTGGAAGAACCCCACGATGCGCGAGAAGTTCGAGGAGGCGCGCGCCGCTCGCGGCGACGAGGGGGATGCGCGCGAGGCCGTGGAGCCAGATGCGGTAGAGTAGGGTCGCAGTCCACGACAACACGGAGGAGCCATGAACCGCATCGTCATCACCGCCGAGACCGGATGCGACATCCCGCCCGCCGAGGCGGCGGAGCTGGGCGTGACGCTCGTCCCCATGCACGTCTCGATCGGCGAGAGGACCATCGACGACGGGGACCTCTCGGCGGCGGAGATGCTCGAGCAGTGCCGTCAGGTCGGGGTGCTCCCCAAGACGAGCGGCTGCACCCCGCACGACTTCACGGTCGCCTTTGACCAGATACACGAGGACGACCCCGAGGCGCAGATCCTGCACGTCGCCTACTCCGCCGTCACGACCTGCTCGCTCGCGTCCGCCGAGGCGGCGGCCGAGGGGCGTGACTACGTCACCACGCTCGACACCGGCCACGTGACGGTGGGGCAGGGGCTCGTGGTCCGCGAGGTCGCCGCATGGGTCCGCGAGCACCCCGAGGCGACGGTCGACGAGGTCCGCGCCCACGCCGCCGGGCTCTCCGCGCGCGCCCGCATGGCGTTTCTCCCCGGCGACCTCGGCTACCTGCGTGCGGGGGGCCGCCTGTCAAACGTCGCGTTCCTCGGCGCCACGCTGCTCAAGATCAAGCCGGTGGTGGAGCTCATCGACGGCAGGCTCGTGGCCACCAAGAAGCTGCGTGGGTCGATGTCGTCCGCTGCCGTCGCGCTGGTCGACTACCTCGCGCTGCGCGAGGAGTTCGATCCGGCGCGTGTTGTCTTCGTCAAGTCCCCGGGGCTGCCCGAGCAGGTCCAGGAGGTCGTTGCCGCCCATGCGCGCGACCTCGGCTTCGAGCGGGTCGAGTGGTACGAGACCGGCAACGTCATCACCTCCCACTGCGGCCCGGGGGCGCTCGGCGTGGCGTTTCTCGTGCGCGCGTAGGGCGCTCGCTCGGGGCTCGCGAGGTCCCCTCCACGCTACAATGGCGTGCGGGAGGAACCGTGGGGAGGACGCGCATGACGCTGGACGAGCTGGAGATCGGGAAGGACGCCGTCGTCGCGTCGGTGGACTGCGACGAGCCGTCGCTGCGTCAGCACATCCTGGACATGGGCCTGACGCCCGGCGTGGAGGTCACGCTCATGAAGCGCGCCCCCATGGGCGACCCGCTGGAGATTCGCCTGCGCGGCTACGAGCTCACCCTGCGCCGGGACGACGCCGCGCGCATCACGCTCACGCAGGTTCACGACATGCACGACGCCCCGCGCGGTCGCGAGCGCCTGGAGGCGGCCGACCACCCCGCCATCGGCGAGAGGTACGCGCCGCGCGCGGCAGGAAGGGCCATCCCGGAGGGGCGCCCGATCAAGCTGGCGCTCGCCGGCAACCAGAACTGCGGCAAGACCACGCTCTTCAACGCGCTCACGGGTGCGAACCAGCACGTGGGCAACTTCCCGGGCGTCACGGTGGACCGCAAGGACGGCCAGGTCAGAGGCCATCCCGAGGCAACGGTCACGGACCTGCCGGGCATCTACTCGCTGAGCCCGTACACGAGCGAGGAGGTCGTCTCCCGCCGCTTCATCCTCGAGGACGACCCGGACGCGATCATCGACATCGTGGACGCCACCAACATCGAGCGCAACCTCTACCTGACGCTCCAGCTCATGGAGCTCGACCGCCCGATGGTGCTCGCCCTCAACATGATGGACGAGCTCACGGCCAACGGCGGCACGGTGAGCGTGAACCGCCTGGAGGCCGCGCTCGGCATCCCCGTGGTGCCCATCTCCGCGGCGCGCGGGGAGGGCGTCTCCGAGCTCGCGGAGCACGTACTGCACGTGGCGCGCTTCCGCGAGCACCCCGGGCGCGTGGACTTCTGCGCCGCGGACGGCCCGGACCATGGTGCCCTGCACCGCTGCATCCATGGCATCTGCCACATCATCGAGGACCACGCCGCCGCGGCCAACCTCCCCGTGCGCTTTGCGGCGACCAAGCTCATTGAGGGCGACCAGCTCGTCATGCGCGCCCTCGGGCTGGACCAGAACGAGCTCGACGCCGTCGAGCACATCATCTCCCAGATGGAGGGCGAGTCCGGCCGCGACCGCATGGCGGCGCTCGCCGACATGCGCTTCTCGTTCATCGAGGGGGTGTGCGCCGAGTGCGTGGTCAAGCCGCGCGAGAGCCGCGAGCACGCGCGCTCCGTGGCGGCCGACCGCATCCTCACGGGCAAGTACACGGCCATCCCCGTCTTCGTGGGCATCATGGCGCTCGTCTTCTGGCTCACCTTTGACGTGGTGGGCCAGCGGCTCTCCGACCTTCTCGCCCTGGGCATCGACCTCGTGACGGCGCAGGTCGACGCCGCGCTCACGGCCTTTGGGCTCAACCCCGTGGTGCACTCCCTCGTGATAGACGGCGTCTTTGCCGGCGTGGGCAGCGTGCTCTCGTTCCTCCCGATCATCGTGGTGCTCTTCATCCTGCTCTCCATCCTCGAGGACTCCGGCTACATGGCGCGCGTTGCCTTCGTGATGGACAAGCTGCTGCGACGGCTCGGCCTCTCCGGCCGCAGCTTCGTGCCCATGCTCATCGGCTTCGGCTGCTCGGTGCCGGCCATCATGGCGACGCGCACCCTCCCCTCCGAGCACGATCGCAAGATGACGGTCATGCTCACGCCGTTCATGAGCTGCTCGGCCAAGGTGCCGGTCTACGCGCTCTTCTCGGCCGCCTTCTTCCCGGAGTGCGCCCCGCTCGTGACGATCGCCCTGTATCTCATGGGCATCGTGGTGGGCATCCTCGTGGCGCTCGTGCTCAAGGGGACCGCATTCAGGGGCGACCCAGTGCCCTTTGTGATGGAGCTCCCCAACTACCGCATGCCCGCGCCGCGCACCGTGGCGCGCCTCGCCTGGGACAAGGCCAAGGGGTTCGCCACCAAGGCGTTCACGATCATCTTCGTGGCGAGCGTGGTGATCTGGTTCCTGCAGACCTTTGACGTGCGTCTCAACGTGGTCGACGACCAGAGCGCGAGCATGCTCGCCGCGCTGGGGGCGCTGCTCGCCCCGCTCTTTGCCCCGCTCGGCTTTGGGAACTGGCGCGCCGCGGCGGCGCTGGCGGCCGGCTTCGGCGCCAAGGAGAACGTCGTGGCCACGCTCACGGTGCTCATGGGGGGCACCACGGCAGCGCTGCCCGAGCTGTTCACGCCGCTCACGGCCTTTGCCTTCCTCACGTTCACCCTGCTCTACACGCCGTGCGTCGCGGCGGTCTCGGCGGTTCGCAACGAGCTGGGGACGAGGATGATGTGGGCGGTGATCGCCATGCAGTGCGGCGTGGCATGGGTGGTCGCGCTTGCCGTGCGGCTCGTGGGCATGGCGCTCGGGCTGGGGTAGCGCGTCCTTCTCGCCTGCGCCGAGGCTCGCGCCGTCCTGGCGCCTCCTCCTCGAACCCCAGCCTCCGTTTCGTCGGGTGTACGAAAAGCATGACGAACGGGCCAGAAAAGCGGGTCCAGGTTCTTCTCGCCGTGGCGTTTGCCCAGTTGAGAAATGACAGCTGAGGCGTGCATATCAATGGTTTCGTACACTCGGTGAGAGGGGCGGGGAAGGACGGCCGAGGGGGGACCCGGCTCGGCGGGCGCGGCGAGGACCGTGCGCGTGTCGCGTCGTCCCAAAACGGGTACACAACCCCCATGAAGCGCTTACGTGCCGCTGACGGCGCGCGCGTAACGTGGTGCTCCCAACGAGAAGGAGACGCAATGGCAGACGAGAAGAGCGAGGCCTCCGGGCAGGCCGCCTACGACGAGGAGGCCCTCGGCGCCACCTACCACCGCGGCCCCGTGATCATGCGCGGCCCGATGATTCCCTCCGACACCACGACCGGCAACCTGCTCGCGCCCGAGGGGGCCACCGACTGGCTCCACATGGACCCGTGGCGCGTCCTGCGCATCCAGGCCGAGTTCGTGGACGGGTTCGGCGCGCTCGCGGAGCTCGGTCCGGCCGTGACCGTCTTTGGCTCCGCGCGCACGCCGCGCACCGACCCGATGTATCGCGCTGCGCGCCATGTGGGCCGCAAGCTGGCGCAGGCCGGCGTCGCCGTGATAACGGGCGGCGGCCCGGGCATCATGGAGGCGGCCAACTGCGGCGCCGCGCGCGCGGGCGGCAAGTCGGTGGGCCTGGGCATCGAGCTGCCGCACGAGCAGGGCATCAACAAGTGGGTCAACCTGGGCATGACGTTCCGCTACTTCTTCGTGCGCAAGACCATGTTCGTCAAGTACGCGCGCGGCACGATCGTCTTCCCCGGCGGCTTTGGCACCCTCGACGAGGCCTTCGAGCTGCTCACGCTCGTGCAGACGCACAAGGTCGCGCGCATGCCGGTGGTGCTGTTCGGCACCGCGTACTGGGGCGGGCTCATGGACTGGCTCGAGGGCACGGTCGCGGGGGCGGGCAACATCTCCCCGCTCGATCCCGACCTCGTGGTCGTGACCG
Above is a genomic segment from Olsenella timonensis containing:
- the feoB gene encoding ferrous iron transport protein B, with the translated sequence MTLDELEIGKDAVVASVDCDEPSLRQHILDMGLTPGVEVTLMKRAPMGDPLEIRLRGYELTLRRDDAARITLTQVHDMHDAPRGRERLEAADHPAIGERYAPRAAGRAIPEGRPIKLALAGNQNCGKTTLFNALTGANQHVGNFPGVTVDRKDGQVRGHPEATVTDLPGIYSLSPYTSEEVVSRRFILEDDPDAIIDIVDATNIERNLYLTLQLMELDRPMVLALNMMDELTANGGTVSVNRLEAALGIPVVPISAARGEGVSELAEHVLHVARFREHPGRVDFCAADGPDHGALHRCIHGICHIIEDHAAAANLPVRFAATKLIEGDQLVMRALGLDQNELDAVEHIISQMEGESGRDRMAALADMRFSFIEGVCAECVVKPRESREHARSVAADRILTGKYTAIPVFVGIMALVFWLTFDVVGQRLSDLLALGIDLVTAQVDAALTAFGLNPVVHSLVIDGVFAGVGSVLSFLPIIVVLFILLSILEDSGYMARVAFVMDKLLRRLGLSGRSFVPMLIGFGCSVPAIMATRTLPSEHDRKMTVMLTPFMSCSAKVPVYALFSAAFFPECAPLVTIALYLMGIVVGILVALVLKGTAFRGDPVPFVMELPNYRMPAPRTVARLAWDKAKGFATKAFTIIFVASVVIWFLQTFDVRLNVVDDQSASMLAALGALLAPLFAPLGFGNWRAAAALAAGFGAKENVVATLTVLMGGTTAALPELFTPLTAFAFLTFTLLYTPCVAAVSAVRNELGTRMMWAVIAMQCGVAWVVALAVRLVGMALGLG
- a CDS encoding S1C family serine protease, whose amino-acid sequence is MSDYPYGAPASQGPEQPTERRITPPVPGITGGDAPETPPDFSPERPEREKRPRRTLKTLLVGLLGGVLGAGALTGVLMLAGVVGPSTTQVVGGDSAQQITIDPADEDTSVANAVAAKALPSVVTVYCTFADGEGMGSGVIYDTDGNIITNNHVIENAESISVAYNGETYDATLVGTDASSDVAVIHADFGDAEVTPMEVGDSDSLQVGDWVMSVGSPFGLENSVSQGIVSALSRSTLLQNSEGNTLYTNLIQTDATINPGNSGGALVNDQGQLVGICTLFSSDTESFAGIGYAIPGNYAVQIADKIISGETVTHAYIGLTMQTVTAANALRNGLAVEEGAYVVEVAEGSPAAEAGIQVGDVITSIGGEQISSADGAILAVRSHDIGDTVEVVVMRGSQEMTFEVTLGSDEALQEQQQEQETVNVNGQEISIEDLLRLYEQYQQQQQYSPFGQ
- a CDS encoding DegV family protein, which codes for MNRIVITAETGCDIPPAEAAELGVTLVPMHVSIGERTIDDGDLSAAEMLEQCRQVGVLPKTSGCTPHDFTVAFDQIHEDDPEAQILHVAYSAVTTCSLASAEAAAEGRDYVTTLDTGHVTVGQGLVVREVAAWVREHPEATVDEVRAHAAGLSARARMAFLPGDLGYLRAGGRLSNVAFLGATLLKIKPVVELIDGRLVATKKLRGSMSSAAVALVDYLALREEFDPARVVFVKSPGLPEQVQEVVAAHARDLGFERVEWYETGNVITSHCGPGALGVAFLVRA
- a CDS encoding TIGR00730 family Rossman fold protein; translation: MRGPMIPSDTTTGNLLAPEGATDWLHMDPWRVLRIQAEFVDGFGALAELGPAVTVFGSARTPRTDPMYRAARHVGRKLAQAGVAVITGGGPGIMEAANCGAARAGGKSVGLGIELPHEQGINKWVNLGMTFRYFFVRKTMFVKYARGTIVFPGGFGTLDEAFELLTLVQTHKVARMPVVLFGTAYWGGLMDWLEGTVAGAGNISPLDPDLVVVTDDEDEAVRVALSELRG
- a CDS encoding DUF2130 domain-containing protein, translated to MAQIRCPHCGEVFQVDETEYAQIARQVRDAEFQRELAARERSAERERESAVEAAAARAREEVLAVAARKDAEIAQLKARVQEGSDALALERARAEKSLAEQLAERERQIARLTEQLRARESAFDAEKALAVTQATGEQDRRIVELEGSLRAAQLERQQTEATLRQQMAEQASHKDQTIRDREDEIERLRNQRARLSTKLIGETLEQHCEMEFNRWRATAFRNAEFHKDNEVVGGSKGDYVFRERDEDGLEVVSIMFEMKNEDDASAASSRHRNADFFRKLDQDRRNKGCEYAVLVSMLEPESDLYNAGIVDVSYEYEKMYVIRPQFFIPMITLLRNAAENSHAYRRELAEVRQQNLDITHFEDALEDFKERFGKNYDTASRKFQAAIDEIDKTISHLQKVKDNLTSSENQLRLANKKADELTIRKLTWKNPTMREKFEEARAARGDEGDAREAVEPDAVE